In one Arthrobacter jinronghuae genomic region, the following are encoded:
- a CDS encoding HIT family protein: MKDVFPETTWKSHAPDGYQCPFCDMASGEFRNPGNLCEPGDLIYSDELVLAFIASHGFDPEPGHVLVTPRQHYELLYELPDDVAARIMLVTRDMAVAIKKAWHPDGVTTRQHNEPAGSQHVWHYHQHVLPRWTDDGLYFTPKRPIVPPAVRARKAAELRAVL; this comes from the coding sequence ATGAAGGACGTTTTTCCCGAAACAACTTGGAAAAGCCACGCACCTGACGGGTACCAGTGTCCGTTCTGCGACATGGCCTCGGGCGAGTTCCGGAATCCCGGAAACCTGTGCGAGCCCGGAGACCTGATTTACTCCGACGAGCTGGTGCTGGCGTTCATAGCTTCACACGGGTTTGATCCTGAGCCCGGCCACGTCCTCGTCACGCCGCGCCAGCACTACGAACTGCTCTATGAGCTGCCCGACGACGTCGCGGCGCGGATCATGCTCGTGACCCGGGATATGGCGGTGGCCATCAAGAAGGCCTGGCATCCCGACGGCGTCACCACAAGGCAGCACAACGAGCCCGCCGGGAGCCAGCACGTGTGGCACTACCACCAGCATGTGCTCCCTCGCTGGACGGACGACGGGCTCTACTTCACGCCCAAGCGGCCCATCGTGCCGCCCGCTGTGCGTGCCCGCAAGGCCGCCGAGCTGCGCGCGGTCCTATAG
- a CDS encoding polyprenyl synthetase family protein produces the protein MTESTNTSPETVPGTSALPPGFALLAEDPRLGPSMAASLEQVELRLREAVANSDPFADVTSRHLVEAGGKRIRPLLTLLASHLGAEDAPEKVIQSAVVVELTHLATLYHDDVMDEAPYRRGAPTAHELWGNSVAVLTGDLIFARASSLVSALGGPALAIQAHTFERLCLGQLHETVGPAEGQDPLEHYLSVIADKTGSLIAASGQFGALFSGAGQETIDIMVEYGEKVGIAFQLADDVIDVTGKQAKSGKTPGTDLREGVPTLPVLLLRRAAADGDAEAAAVLELVERDLSSDEALAEAVAALRSSPVTDQSWEVARSWSEDAVAALAPLPESVVKEALAAFARAVVNREV, from the coding sequence GTGACTGAATCCACCAACACCAGCCCGGAAACCGTGCCAGGCACTTCCGCACTGCCGCCGGGCTTCGCCCTGCTGGCTGAGGACCCGAGGCTTGGCCCGTCCATGGCCGCATCCCTGGAGCAGGTGGAACTGCGGCTGCGCGAAGCGGTAGCCAACTCCGATCCCTTCGCCGATGTCACCTCCCGGCACCTTGTGGAGGCCGGCGGCAAGCGGATCCGTCCGCTCCTGACCCTCCTGGCTTCCCATCTCGGTGCCGAAGATGCGCCGGAAAAGGTTATCCAGTCGGCCGTGGTCGTCGAGCTGACGCACCTTGCCACGCTCTATCACGACGACGTGATGGACGAGGCGCCGTACCGCCGCGGAGCCCCGACAGCACATGAACTCTGGGGCAACTCGGTGGCCGTGCTCACCGGCGACCTCATCTTTGCGCGGGCTTCCAGCCTGGTCTCCGCCCTGGGTGGCCCTGCGCTGGCTATCCAGGCACACACATTCGAGCGGTTGTGCCTGGGTCAGCTGCACGAAACGGTTGGCCCTGCCGAAGGCCAGGATCCGCTCGAACACTACCTGTCCGTGATCGCGGACAAGACCGGTTCACTGATTGCCGCCTCCGGCCAGTTCGGTGCCTTGTTCTCCGGCGCGGGCCAGGAAACCATCGACATCATGGTCGAATACGGCGAGAAGGTAGGCATCGCCTTCCAGTTGGCCGACGACGTCATTGACGTCACCGGCAAGCAGGCGAAGTCCGGGAAGACGCCGGGCACTGACCTGCGCGAAGGCGTTCCCACCTTGCCCGTGCTGCTGCTTCGGCGTGCCGCGGCCGACGGGGATGCCGAAGCCGCAGCCGTGCTCGAACTGGTGGAAAGGGACCTGAGCTCCGACGAGGCGCTGGCCGAAGCCGTGGCTGCCCTGCGCAGCAGCCCGGTCACGGATCAGTCCTGGGAAGTTGCACGCAGCTGGTCCGAAGACGCCGTAGCTGCCCTCGCACCGCTGCCTGAGTCCGTAGTGAAGGAAGCCCTGGCCGCTTTTGCGCGCGCCGTGGTCAACCGCGAGGTGTAA
- a CDS encoding geranylgeranyl reductase family protein → MKVLIVGAGPAGSTAAYYLASAGVDVTVLEKTAFPREKVCGDGLTPRAVREIQFLGLPHEEAEGWRRNKGLRLIAGGRTLELPWPALSDFPDYGLIRTRLGFDEALACHAQAAGAKILERHTVVSAIRGDDGRVEGAVANVLDENGRRTGERREFFADVVLAADGNSSRTALSVGIEKRDDRPMGVAVRTYFESPRTNDDWMEGWLELPDASGNPLPGYGWVFGVGDGTSNVGLGILNSSKEFGKLDYRKVLRDWTAGMPAEWGFTPENQVGEIRGAALPMGFNRTPHYSPGLLLLGDAGGMVSPFNGEGISYAMESARFAAEHIIEGSGAALAPGLLTSQAAFDVELRAYADHVREEWGSHFTLGRIFAAMIGRPAVMKLALRTGMPIPVLMRFVVRMLANLTDSSSKGIEDRVIALLEMLVPPASNQGTPITPRQPAQHP, encoded by the coding sequence GTGAAGGTCCTTATCGTCGGTGCCGGCCCCGCCGGTTCCACAGCCGCGTACTACCTCGCCTCTGCAGGGGTGGATGTAACAGTTCTCGAAAAGACCGCATTCCCACGGGAAAAGGTCTGCGGCGACGGCCTGACCCCCCGCGCCGTGCGCGAAATCCAGTTCCTGGGCCTGCCGCACGAAGAAGCCGAAGGGTGGCGCCGGAATAAGGGGCTACGCCTGATTGCCGGCGGTAGAACGCTGGAACTGCCATGGCCAGCGCTGTCGGATTTCCCCGATTACGGCCTGATCCGGACCCGTCTCGGTTTCGACGAGGCACTTGCCTGCCACGCGCAGGCTGCCGGAGCGAAGATCCTTGAGCGGCACACAGTGGTCTCTGCCATCCGCGGCGACGACGGACGTGTGGAAGGCGCAGTCGCCAACGTTCTGGATGAAAACGGGAGGCGCACCGGCGAACGGCGGGAGTTCTTCGCCGACGTCGTCCTGGCTGCCGACGGGAACTCAAGCCGCACCGCCCTGAGCGTGGGCATCGAAAAACGCGACGACCGTCCCATGGGCGTAGCCGTACGTACCTACTTCGAAAGCCCGCGCACCAATGACGACTGGATGGAAGGCTGGCTGGAGCTTCCGGATGCCTCCGGCAATCCGCTGCCCGGCTACGGCTGGGTCTTCGGAGTGGGAGACGGAACGTCCAATGTTGGCCTCGGCATCCTGAACTCCTCCAAGGAATTCGGCAAGCTGGATTACCGCAAGGTCCTGCGCGACTGGACCGCCGGCATGCCCGCAGAGTGGGGCTTCACGCCGGAAAACCAGGTGGGCGAGATCCGCGGGGCAGCCCTGCCCATGGGCTTCAACCGCACCCCGCACTACTCGCCGGGGCTGCTGCTGCTCGGCGATGCCGGCGGCATGGTCAGCCCGTTCAACGGCGAAGGTATTTCCTACGCCATGGAATCGGCGCGGTTTGCGGCCGAACACATCATCGAGGGCTCCGGGGCCGCACTTGCACCGGGCCTGCTCACATCGCAGGCCGCGTTCGACGTCGAACTGCGCGCCTATGCCGACCACGTGCGGGAAGAATGGGGCAGCCACTTCACGCTCGGCCGCATCTTCGCTGCCATGATCGGCCGCCCCGCAGTCATGAAACTGGCGCTGCGCACAGGAATGCCGATTCCCGTGCTTATGCGTTTCGTGGTGCGTATGCTCGCTAACCTGACGGACAGCAGTTCCAAGGGCATAGAGGATAGAGTGATTGCCTTACTGGAAATGCTGGTCCCGCCGGCAAGCAACCAAGGAACGCCGATAACTCCCCGGCAGCCTGCGCAGCACCCGTGA
- a CDS encoding demethylmenaquinone methyltransferase — translation MNRASLEKRPDEVAAMFDDVAPKYDVVNDVLSLGQTRRWRRIVVDAVGAVPGQRVLDLAAGTGTSSEPYADAGIDVVACDFSLGMLKVGKRRRPDIDFVAGDATNLPFEDNSFDASTISFGLRNVNEPKKALAEMLRVTKPGGRLVIAEFSSPVVPVWRTMYTEYLMRALPSIARKVASNPDAYVYLAESIRAWPNQDGLAAWIAETGWQDVAYRNLTGGIVAVHRAVKPGGHPDK, via the coding sequence GTGAACCGCGCATCGTTGGAAAAACGCCCGGATGAAGTTGCTGCCATGTTTGATGACGTGGCACCTAAATACGACGTCGTAAACGACGTGCTGTCCCTCGGACAGACACGCCGCTGGCGGCGCATTGTGGTGGACGCCGTCGGCGCCGTGCCCGGACAGCGGGTCCTGGACCTCGCCGCCGGCACCGGCACCTCGAGCGAGCCCTACGCAGACGCCGGCATCGACGTCGTTGCCTGCGACTTCTCCCTCGGCATGCTCAAGGTAGGCAAGCGCCGCCGCCCCGATATCGACTTCGTCGCCGGCGATGCGACTAACCTGCCGTTCGAGGACAACTCCTTCGACGCCTCCACCATTTCCTTCGGCCTGCGCAACGTCAACGAGCCGAAAAAGGCGCTGGCGGAAATGCTCCGGGTGACCAAGCCCGGCGGCCGCCTTGTCATTGCGGAATTCTCTTCGCCGGTGGTTCCGGTGTGGCGCACCATGTACACCGAATACCTGATGCGTGCACTTCCTTCGATTGCCCGCAAGGTCGCCTCCAATCCGGATGCGTACGTCTACCTCGCCGAGTCCATCCGGGCGTGGCCGAACCAGGACGGCCTGGCAGCGTGGATTGCCGAAACCGGCTGGCAGGACGTTGCCTACCGCAACCTCACCGGCGGCATTGTGGCTGTGCACCGCGCCGTCAAGCCCGGAGGGCATCCGGACAAGTGA
- a CDS encoding isochorismate synthase, translating to MTTLRSVTVPVGELSAAIGLLEYLVLDEQLCWIRRQEGLVGFGEAARFTSSGPERFARAQEWWRSLLADADVEDPLSAPGTGIVAFGSFAFSKRSPFESRLVVPEIIVGLRDGAGWVTYTTTDPDAELNEETAKAALARYLEDLPVYRESDPADRVLPGMLSESEWKNAVARSVAHVAAGDLSKIVLARDIAVELGNPLVASQVLRELAVRYRDCWTYSVDGLIGSTPEMLIKVENGTAEARVLAGTLDRATAPADDPHYAKRVLAGSAKQQHEHQIAIDSLTRSLEPFTSSMTSHTEPFVLELPNVWHLASDVTAELAPDESGLIPTPLTLVEALHPTAAVCGFPTSVAGELISELEHMDRGPYSGPVGWMDAAGNGEWGIALRGAVIESPTKVRLYAGCGIVAGSNPAAELEETWSKFRPMLEALGLDRPRAVPVRNPDFASSSSGS from the coding sequence ATGACCACCCTGCGTTCTGTGACCGTGCCTGTAGGTGAGCTTTCCGCCGCCATCGGCCTTCTGGAGTATTTGGTTCTTGACGAGCAACTGTGCTGGATCCGGCGCCAGGAGGGGCTGGTGGGCTTTGGGGAAGCGGCCCGCTTCACCTCCAGCGGCCCCGAGCGCTTCGCCCGGGCACAGGAATGGTGGCGGTCCCTCCTTGCGGACGCCGACGTCGAGGACCCTCTTTCCGCTCCCGGCACCGGCATCGTCGCCTTTGGTTCCTTCGCCTTCTCCAAGCGCTCCCCCTTTGAATCCCGTCTGGTGGTTCCGGAAATCATCGTTGGGCTGCGCGACGGCGCCGGCTGGGTGACGTACACAACCACGGATCCCGACGCGGAACTCAACGAGGAGACCGCGAAGGCCGCACTGGCCCGCTACCTGGAGGACCTTCCGGTCTACCGGGAAAGCGATCCGGCAGACCGGGTCCTGCCGGGCATGCTGAGTGAGTCAGAGTGGAAAAACGCCGTGGCACGGTCGGTTGCCCATGTAGCAGCCGGCGATTTGAGCAAGATTGTCCTGGCCCGCGATATTGCCGTGGAGTTGGGCAACCCCCTCGTGGCGTCACAGGTGCTGCGCGAACTGGCCGTGCGTTACCGTGACTGCTGGACATACTCCGTGGACGGATTGATCGGGTCCACCCCTGAGATGCTGATCAAGGTCGAAAACGGTACCGCCGAGGCGCGCGTACTGGCGGGAACACTGGACCGCGCCACTGCTCCTGCCGACGATCCCCACTACGCCAAGCGGGTGCTGGCCGGTTCCGCCAAGCAGCAGCACGAGCATCAGATTGCCATCGATTCCCTCACCCGGTCCCTTGAACCTTTCACCTCTTCGATGACTTCCCACACGGAGCCGTTTGTCCTTGAACTGCCCAATGTCTGGCATCTGGCCTCAGACGTCACCGCCGAGCTCGCGCCGGATGAGAGCGGACTGATCCCCACGCCCCTGACCCTGGTGGAAGCACTGCATCCCACCGCCGCTGTCTGCGGCTTCCCCACCAGCGTTGCCGGCGAACTTATTAGTGAGCTTGAGCACATGGACCGCGGCCCCTACTCCGGACCGGTCGGCTGGATGGACGCTGCCGGAAACGGTGAATGGGGTATCGCCCTGCGCGGCGCCGTGATCGAAAGCCCCACGAAAGTACGGCTTTATGCAGGCTGTGGAATTGTGGCCGGCTCCAATCCTGCGGCGGAACTAGAGGAAACCTGGAGCAAGTTCCGTCCAATGCTTGAGGCCCTCGGCCTGGACCGGCCCCGCGCCGTTCCGGTGCGTAACCCCGATTTCGCATCCTCATCTTCGGGATCCTGA
- a CDS encoding basic amino acid ABC transporter substrate-binding protein, producing the protein MPHKARTTLAALLAVGALSLTACGGGDDSAESGFTTVNEGTLTVCSNVPFKPFEYVVDGEFTGFDIELTREIAKGMGLEHEVQNVGFDGLQSGTVLAARQCDVIAAAMSITDERAEKLAFSDPYYDSPQTLLVPADSSVASLADLKGKKVGVQQGTTGESYARENAADAEIMSFQTDAELFQGLQAGNIDAVLQDHAVNQDHTEDGKFRISASFETGESYGLAMKKEGSEELVSKVNEQLADLRENGKYQELHDRFFTK; encoded by the coding sequence ATGCCGCACAAAGCCCGCACCACTCTTGCTGCCCTCCTTGCTGTCGGAGCGTTGTCCCTGACCGCCTGCGGCGGCGGAGACGACTCCGCGGAGTCCGGTTTCACGACCGTCAACGAGGGCACACTCACTGTGTGCTCCAACGTTCCTTTCAAACCGTTTGAATACGTGGTGGACGGCGAGTTCACCGGCTTCGATATCGAGCTCACCCGTGAAATTGCCAAAGGCATGGGTCTCGAGCATGAGGTGCAGAACGTTGGATTCGACGGCCTGCAGAGCGGAACCGTACTGGCTGCCCGCCAGTGCGATGTGATTGCCGCGGCCATGTCCATCACGGATGAGCGGGCCGAAAAACTGGCTTTTTCGGACCCGTACTATGACTCGCCGCAGACCCTCCTGGTTCCTGCCGACTCCTCAGTTGCCTCCCTGGCAGACCTCAAGGGCAAGAAGGTAGGGGTCCAGCAGGGCACCACCGGTGAGAGCTATGCACGGGAAAACGCGGCCGACGCAGAGATTATGTCCTTCCAGACCGACGCGGAGCTGTTCCAGGGACTGCAGGCCGGAAACATTGATGCGGTCCTCCAGGACCACGCGGTGAACCAGGACCACACCGAGGACGGCAAGTTCCGGATTTCAGCCAGCTTCGAGACGGGTGAATCCTACGGCCTCGCCATGAAGAAGGAAGGCAGCGAGGAGCTGGTTTCGAAGGTAAATGAACAGCTTGCTGATCTGCGGGAGAATGGGAAGTACCAGGAGCTCCATGACCGGTTCTTCACGAAGTAG